The genomic DNA TTATTTACTTATACTTAATATATTGTTAATATATACTTAATTATAATAAATTATGATTAATTTTAAAATATCGTATGTACATATGGCAGCAGCTGCGAAAAAGTGGGAAAAAGATTTACTTAGAAATAAAGGGGCTACTATTTTTGAATATACAGCTGGTTATAGTAAAGCAGTAGAAGAAGGGGGAACATAAGTTAATAAGAATCAAATGTGCTATTTTATTAACGATGAAAAATCAAAGCATGTATTTTAAGGTAATGCAGTAGTTGCTACTCGTCTGAATAATTGATATACAAATAAAAGTTGATGGATCGCATCCTCTATTTGTATATCTACCATGTGGAGTAGGATTTGGTGGAGCTTCGTTTAGTTTAAAAATTATGGTATGGGATCATGTACATGTAATTTTTGCTGGGCTATCCATTCTTCGTATATGCTAATAGGTATGATGACCGGATTATATGATGGGATTCCCATACAAGATTTTTAATGAAAAGGATTCTAATAAGTAAAGGACAACTTAAGAGTAGACTTCAATGCTGTATTGTAAAATTTTTAAGGAAGTGAAAAAAGTATGAAATCAGCTTTAAATAGTATTATGATCTCCTCGATTTTTGCAGTAGGAGGGATCCTTTCGCTTTTGTTTAATTTAATGGGGAATCAAGATTGGATCTGGAATTGGGTAGGGCTATTACTAGCATATCTATCTTTGGGCATTTTAATCGGTTTATATAATAAAACTGTGGATCACAAAACATTTCCTAAAATACTAAAAAGAACTTTGTTTATTTCCTTTAATGTAACTATATTAGGGATAATAATAGGGGTAACATACCAACTATTAGGAAAGTGGAATCTTACTATAATGATGTATTATTGGCTGATAATTTTATTACTACATTTAATTACTGTAATAACATTAGTCATCCTAGTATTCGAAAACGGTAATAGTAAAAATTACAGCTTACTATATAGTTTTATTATACTTTTAAACATTGTCCTTACCTTAGGACCAGTATTATTTCCAGTAGTTCTAACTATTATAGGAAATGCCATGAACGTTAGTGCAGGGCACTAATTTTCACCTATATAGATTATTAAAATGATTAGTCCAAAATTGAGATTGTTTAAGTTAAAAAACTTAATAAGCTAATAGGATAGTAAAACTAAACGACATAAAGTGGAATGATTTGATAGAAAGAAGATTATAATATGAAAATTAAGCTTAAGAAAAAAAGAATTATAAGTGTATTGTTAGCTATTACATTAGTAGCAATAGGGTATTACATGTTTCAATCTATTACAAATCCTAAGCTGGTAAATGCGGAAGAGGGAAACAGTGTTCAACAAGTGAGCAGTCTACCTAAAAATGAATTAAAAAAACCAATACCTAATCGTTTTGATGGTAAAGAAAGAAAAGTTGCATATTTAACTTTTGATGATGGACCAGGAAAATATACAGCTAACCTATTAGATGTATTAAAGAAAAATGATGTGAAAGCAACATTCTTTTTAATTGGCGATAATGTGAAAAGGTTCCCAGATTTAGTGAAACGAGAGCATGTAGAGAACCATTATGTGGGTATGCATAGTATGACACATGATTTTAAAAATTTATACACCAATCAGGAATATGTGAAGGAAATGAAAGAGGATCAATCTTTAATTAGAAATGTTATTGGAAACTCCCCGAAATTAACACGCCCACCATATGGATCAATGCCTGGATTAAATGAATCACTTCGAAATGAAGTAGTCAGAAATAATTTAAAAGTATGGGATTGGACAATTGACTCTCTAGATTGGAAATATAATAAACTACCTGTGGATGTAGCGGCCGCAAAAATTGTTCAAAATGTCTTAGCAGGTGCGACGTCTTCAAAGGAAATTGTTTTAATGCACGATATTCATCCACAATCTGTTGCGGCAGTTCCAGCAATTATAAAAGGATTAAGAGAAAAAGGGTATGAATTTGAAGCTTATGGTGAGAACAATCATTTTCCAATAAACTTCTGGCATGATAGCCGGATATAAAAGTATTTATGAGTTAAATGAATGGAATAAGAAATTGATATAGGGTTTAAATATATGTAAGAGCGCGTTGATCTAAATATATACCAACACGCTCTTTATTTATTTTTTATTATTTAAATGTAAGTATAGGGTTTTTATCGTATATAAATAATTAAATATCTTTTATTTTTATACAATAAATTACTTAATTGTTATATAAATATTGAATGAATTTAATTGTCGTTTTTAAAAAACAGTAAAATTGGCACAACACTAAACGTAATGGTAGTTATAGCAAGTGTCTCTTGTATCATATTATCTATACTAGGATTTTGGGGCCTTAATAAAGGGGAGCATTGTGAAGTCTTTTAATAGTATGCTGGATAACTTGCAAAAATTAATTGGAGAAGTAAAAAACACAACACAAGAAGTTACTTTTTCTACTGATGGGATGTTACAAGTTACTAAACGAGCATCTCATATATCAAGAGAGGTTGTTCATACTTATATTTGTTATCTATCTTGTCTCTTATTACTTGTATCTTCCAACCACTTAGAAACATATTCTTGCATACGAGATTCTAATGATTGAATCGTTTCATTTGATATAGCAAGTGCTTGATCCGCATACTTATTCGGGAACATGTTGCGCAAAGTAGGTTCATTTTCAGCACCATCTCCTGGTTCACGGTAATCTTCAATGATGTAATCATCGCCATTTTTTGTGACTGTCACACGGACTGGAAGTAAATGTCCTGCTTGAGGAACTGTCTGTGTTTCGCGGTTATATCCTTGCATGAGGGAATGGAGATAGACATACATTTTTTCATCCTTCATCTCAGTTCCATAGATTACATGCGTCTCAAATTGTTTTTTTGTATGATTTAATTTGTCTTGATTCCAGGCAATGATACTTTCTGAAATAAGGGAATCTAGTTTGCTGTTTAGCGGAATCTCCGTTACATCCTTTGCATCATTTTGGACTGAATCACACCCTGTTGTAATGAAAACGAGTGTGATAATGCTTACGGTAATCATTATCTTTCTCAAAATCTTATTTTCATATGTTAATGCAAAACGTCTGCTCATCAATTCACTCCATTTCTCTTCGTGCTAATCATCCACTGACATAAATATTTTATATAACAATAGTAAAATCGTCTTCAAACTAGAAACTTATTCTATCCAAGGGAATATAATACATACTATACCATTCTTACACATAACGGGAGAGACTCTATGAGAAAAGTTATAATGTATTGTGGGATCTTTAGTATGATTCTTTTAAGCGGTTGTATCCGATTCGGAAAAGACACTACAGATACCATTTATCTCATTCCAGAAGCATACGAAGGAGACCTTTTGGTTCTATACAATGTTCCAGGAGCTGAGTTGTTGCCAGAAGAAGATGGGTTTCGTGTTGTTACTTTTTCTGCAGACGGGACCGCAGTAACATCAACACCTAATATGAAATATGGGGAAGTCAACGATACCTATTACACGGTTAACAAGGAAGGAAAGCGCACCAAACTTGACGAAAGCTACATACGCGTTGGTTCAAATGGAAGCACTACTGAAAACATCGGTGAAGAAAATGAGCATACTTTCTCATACGCGAAATTGGAAGTCACACCTAGTGCATGCTCACAAAGCTTCTCATCATACGGGAGAGAAGTACCAGAAAATCAAGAACATCCTGTAGAGAAGAAACTGAGGGACTTACTGGTGCGTGTAAAAGAGCAGTATATGAAAGTGAAGAGCTAAATTTTAAAATTCTAAAAAGGGTGAATGGATGGATGATGTTAGGGATAGGGCTAATTGTATTAGGCATTTTACTTGTCAGCATAGTATCATACCGAGAAATAAAGAAAGCAGGGGGCGTTACCTGGATTGAAATTCTAGTCTATCCCTTTTTATTATTAATATGCGCGCTACTCGAGCATATTGATTTGCCAGGGTTTTTAATATTTTTAGGTTTGGTATGTATTGTTTTTGGTAGCTGTATGGTCATGGGCGTCAATATTCTATAACATTAAGAGCAAAGCATTTAGTTCAGTTGCTTTTTTATTTTATTTTGTAATTTTTATTTTTAATGTCTATCACACTAGTTACCCAGACATACAGGGTTCCAAGTTCTGGTAAAAAACTTAGCAAGTTGAATGTATTCTCTATAATATAGAATGAAATAAAAATGGAGGAAAAATAAATAGACAATGGAAGAAAAATGTATACGTCACGTTTTAAAGATTTTAAACTTTGCACTTTATTCACCTCAGCTTTTCTGGCATTATGTTTTAAATAAGAACCCGTAAATTTGCAGATTCTCCTGGTGATGATTTTAAAATATGTAACTCAGTTTTAATCATAGAATGTATTGAGTCACTATAAAAATCAAATATTAATTTTCTAAAGAATCCTATACAAACCTTATTGTGTTAGAAATACAGACCTAATTATAACCGTTGTAAATGGATCCAATTAGATTTCGGCCATCCCAGTATCCGCATCATAACTAGTAACACTTCCTGTCATCCCTTTTAAAATACCAACATGGACTGTTGCATCCGCACTAACTGTTACAATTTTCATCACATTCAGCTCCGTTTCGATAATATGCTTTGAATTCCCGCGTGATCATTTATTCGTTAGATAACAAAAACGCACCGTAACCCAGTGCGTTTCAGACAAATATACCTATATGTTTTACTTTGTAATTTGGAAGGAGCCACCATAATAATATGAAGTGTCTATCTTCAGTACTGCTACATATGTACCTGGTGTGTAAACTGTTGTAATAGGTGTTGTGAACCTAGAATAGTAGTGGTGCCCAGCCTCACCTGCAGAAATGGTTTTGTAGCGCTGCAATTCACCTTCTCCGTTCAATCTATAAATCTTTACAACACCCACATCTTTTCCGCCTATATATACCGTCGTATCAAACGTACCACCTTGTTTTAACCTACCAGGGGCTAATTCTTGTATATAGTCCGCATTGTGATGCAATAAGAAATACGTTTGCCATGGCCAATCATCCACAACAGCTGAAGCTTGCTTAATCGTATTTACTTCAGCGCGCGCTTTATCAGGTAGCGTACTGTCTAAAACGATAAAACCCGAAAAGGTTAAGGCACCAATTAAAGCAAATGAACATAATTTTTTCATATTAAATTCCTCCCGTTTATCTGACATTTTCATAGTCTACTTACAGGTATTAGGTTGTCATCCATTAATTGGATTGTTATTATAAAATCAATATATCATTTTCTTTTAATTTAATCAAATTAGAATTTTCTAACAAATTATGAGAATAGATAAAATTCTACCTTTCTCCGTTTTTTCTATCATACAGAAGAAAGAACAGAGGCGATAAAGAAATTTTATTCCTCTCTCTTTTCAAATTAACAACATTTCCCGTTTGTACGGTACGAGACTATATTAAACATAAAATAGACACGAAAGGGGATTGGAATTAGCGAATATTTACATGGAATCTAGGAGATGCAAGCTCAACATTTCATAACGGATCGATGGTTCCATTTCAACAGACTCCGAATCCGACAGTAATTTTGTTCTGTTTATTCATGAGGTAACGGAAGAGAATTTAGAAAAACTTGCTACAATTGCTCATCAGTATATAGAGGAGACCATCCATTGTTACAATTACGGCATTGTAGAAGAAATAGGTTAAAAGAATAAAACATACTGTTCCAAATTAATATTCCGTGTGTTTTTTGAACATATATCCCTTGCTTTTATGTATATATTGAATATATAAATATATTGTGTTATGATGTTAATTAGAAACTCGCGTGTTTCAAATACAACATTTTTATCTTCTTGATGACCTCTTATCTTTCCGTAAGAGGTCTTTTTTTTATCCCTTCGTATTGCATAGCCGTTAAAATACTATGAAAAGATACTTGAGACTACTACACTGTGATATTCTCTAGTGTTTTTTCTTTATCCATATTATCTATTGTTGGGTAAACGATGAATTATTACTTTTTGTATAATTTTTATACATCCTGCAAATACGTTATTTTTTAGTAGGCAATTAAAATTTACATACATAATGCATAGAACAGTAGTGAGGAGATAACAGGAAGTAATAAATATAAGTTTGGATGACTTCTTATTTTGTAAAACTAGGGTGTAGAAAGGATGAAACAGATGGAAGAAAAACGAATTGCGATTTTTGTAGTGGATGGCAATGTCAAAGTCGCGAGCAAACTCCGTGATGTTGTGTTAGATATTGTTGGTTTTGATAATTTAGGAGAATACGTAGAGCCTGCTTTTACAGGGATATTGTATTAAGAACAGGAGGGAGTATGATTCCAAAAGAAGTAATGGTAGAATACGTCTCAATTTCCTGATTTAGCAAACCTGCTACCAACTGAAATTGTTGTTTATCCAGCTATTTGCCGCGCAGCCCGATTGGTGAGGGCTGATTAAAGTTTCACTTTATTAAATTGGATTAAGAGATTCTTGAAATGAGGTAGTAACAAAACAGCTTTGTGGGAATTAAACAAAAGGCTGTTAAAACAATTAAAGTGTTAGTTAAAAAAAGCTGATAGCTGAGCGAGAAGTAAACAATTAAAAAACTTTACTACATATGTAGCAAGTTTTTTCTTAACGTACGAAAATCTCGTTATGCATTACTATTAACTTAAGATCATGTATCTTATGATGAAAATAATTCTATCTCTCTATTAATTTATTTGAATATTCTTAAAACTCTTGCGATAAAACGTGGATGTATTTATAATTATAGTTAGTTAAGCTAACTAATTATAGTTGGATTTTCAACACAGGAATAGTTCAATAAAAAACAAGAATCTGAAGCAAATTTGTTAATCTATAGGGCGATTCCTCAAAGAATAGAGCTGTAAGCAGAATGAATTTAAAAAAACGGTAGCGAAGGGAAACTAATTAAATGGCAGCTAAGCTTGGTTTATTTATGTTATGAGTATCTGATAATGCACGAGACAAAGAAATGGTATGTCGCTAATTACTTGCTTTCTGTGCTTCTTGTGCATAATTAATTGAGAAGTAAAGTTATTAAATAAAATACATGTAAGTATAAAAGATAAAGTTGGAGAAGATAGATAAATACGTTGGATTATTAAATTCAACGTATTTTTACAGAATAAAAGTTAGTCTAACTTATTATAAGTTAAGCTAATTTAATTAGAAGGAGGTGAAAATTGTTTACAACTTGTCTTAGTAATAATACAAATTACTTAAATATACTGATTTCTATGGAACTTAAGAAATTTGGAACAAATAACAAGGAGGGTTTAATTAATGAATAGTTCTAAAGAAAATAATCCTATTTTGGCGGTCGTTAGCTCCAGCGGTAATCAAATTCATTTCTTCAATACGAAAAATTTTGAAAGAATAGGGGTTATAGATTCTCCAGTTACAGAACCTCATGAATTATGTTTCGATTCTAAGCGTCAATTGTTATATGTAAGTATTACTTATCGCTCAGGTTTTTATAGAAATAATCCGGAAAAAAGCCATGAAATTTTAGTTATCGATATTGATCAATTTAAAGTAATTGATATCATTGATATTTCGCCGGAATTTGCACCACATGGTTTAGTTTATAATGAAAAAAAAGACTTATTGTATGTAAGTGTTGAATCTGGTGAAGGAGGAATTTTAATTATTAATCTTAACACAAGAAAAGTGCTAGATAGAATCTCTAAAGAAGCAACAGGTCCACATTGGTTTGTGACGAATCCAGATGGTACAAAAGGATATTCCTCTAATAAAGAGGCGCCCTTTATATCGGTTTTAGATACACATAATAAGGAGTTAATTGGAAAAGTATCTATGCCCTATGGTAGTGAAGAACTAGCTATTTCTCCTAAAGGTAATCGAGTTTATATCCCTTCACCATGTTTACTTGGAGACTACAAAGAGGAGCAACCTACACTTAGCATCATTAATACAGAAACCGATAAAATTATAAAGACAAAATCATTTTCAGATTTAATTACTCCGGTTCATGTAACGAATGATGGGAAAGTATTGGTAGGACATACGCGTTTTCAGAATAAGAATGGAGAGAGAACAAGAAGTATGTTTTCTCCAGCACCAGGGTATGTTTCTGTTCTTGATGGAGAATCGTTAAATGTGTTAGGTACAATAGAAGTAGATTTACTCCCAATTACAATGCGTTCTTCTACGGACGGAACGGTTGGATATGTTTCTAACCTTAGATCAGGGACAATAAGTGTATTAGATTTAGTTAATTACAAGAATGTTCATACCATTGAAGTTGATCCAGGAGATCGAAATGCAGATCCTTCTGTAAATCAAGGAGCTCACGGTATAGCATATATAGAAAGGTAAAATAAGAAAACGCTATTCTTTTTGTAGAAATTTACAGAAAGTATGGCGTTTTTTATGTATCTATTAATTTCTGATGAATTCCAATTAGGTCTATTTTTTTTGCTGGTTAGGAGCGCCTGTTATTCATTATTGACTTCTGATAAATAGATTATGTTTCCATGTTAAAAGAGTAGGCAAAGTTTTTTAATGCTCGTTATTAGCTTTTGTATGAAATTAACTTTGGATAATTGATTATTGTATTCTTCTAATTGGATTAGATATTCATAATTAATTTGCAACAACCAAACTTCTTTGAAAACGAACTAAAAGGTATTTTAAATGTATGTTTTAAAACACCACTAATAATGATAACGTTTGCTAAATATAGGAGCTCCTTAAGTTTGTAAGAAGCTTACAAACCTCCTTCTTCCAATGCAACTTAAGCGTAAATTAATTTTTTGTAAATATGGAACAATGTCCTTACTTACACTGTCTATTAAGCGTTAAACATTTTTTATTAAATAAATTAAGAAAGGAATCATCATTTTTAACTAAGGGAGAAGATTGAATTGAAAAAATTATGGATGCTGCTTTTCGTTTGTTTCGCAGTTATGTTGGTAGGATGTAATAAAAACGAACCGCCAAAACAAGCATTTGAAGAATATATCAACTTATGGAATGATAGAAAATTTGCAAATATGTATGATTATTTATCAGATCATGCCAAAAAATCGATTTCTAAAAAAGAATTCACAGAAAAATATCAAAAAATCTATGAGGGGATTGGAGCTAAGAATTTAAAAGTTAAAATGAAAGGAGAGAATACGAAAAATAAAGAGCTTTTTCTTTTTGAAGTTAAAATGGATACGGATGTAGGATCAGTTTCATTCATCCACGAAGCAAAACTTGTGAAAGATAAAGAATCTTGGAAAATAGATTGGACACCGGACTTCATTTTCCCAGGAATGAAAAAAGATTACAAAGTACGTATGCAAATAGAGCAAGGAAAACGAGGAGAAATATATGATCGAAATGGAAAAGGGCTTGCAACGAATGGTAAAGCAACTGAGGTTGGAATTATTCCAGAGAAACTAGGCGAAGCAGCAGCGCAAACGAAAGGAATAGTAGCGCAATTACTTGATATGTCTATAGAAGAGGTCGAACAAAAGCTCACAGCGAAATGGATAAAACCAGACTCCTTTGTACCAATTGGCGTTTTAAAAGAGGGAACTAGACAGAATGATTATATTGAATTAGAAGGAGTTTCATCTCGCCCAGTAAATATTCGTACGTATCCATTAGGTGAAGCAGCGGCACACTTAACTGGATATATAGGAAAGGTGAATGCGGAGGAGTTAAAATCACTTCAAAAACAAGGTTATCAAGCAGATGATTTAGTAGGTAAGACCGGTTTAGAGAAAGTGTTAGAAAATAAATTGCGTGGTGAAAAGGGTGGACGCGTATTTATAGAAGATGAGAATGGGAGAGAGATTAAAAACGTAGCAAAAAAAGAAGCAAAAGAAGGAGAAAATGTTACGTTAACAATTGATGCTGCAATTCAAGAAAAAATCTTTAATGAGATGAAAACTGAAGCAGGATCTAGTGCAGCGGTCAATCCTAAAACAGGTGAAACAATCGCACTTGTAAGTAGCCCTGCTTATAATCCAAATATAATAGTTAGAGGAGCATCGAAAGCCCAACGAGAAGCATGGAATAACGACTCGAAACTACCAATGACGAATCGCTTTACACAAGCATTTGTACCAGGTTCCGTATTTAAAACGATCACAGGTGCAATTGGTTTGGAAACAAACACAATAAATCCGAAGGAAGAATTTAAAATTCAAGGATTGAAGTGGACAAAAGATTCGTCTTGGGGAAATTACTATGTAACGCGTGTAAAGGATGCAAGTCCAATTGATTTTGATAAGGCAATGAAGTACTCTGATAATATTTATTTTGCTCAACAAGCTTTGAAAATGGGAAAAGATCAGTATGTAAAGGAATTTAAAAAGTACGGATTTCATGAAAAATTACCAATCGAATACGAATTTCCTATTTCAATCATTGCAAAAGATGGGATAAAAAACGATATTCAACTAGCAGACACGGGCTATGGACAAGGACAAGTATTAATGACGCCACTTCATTTAGCATTAACATATGCACCGATTGTGAATGAAGGGAATATTCCGTCGCCACATCTTTTAAAAGAAGCAAAAGTAGCAGGGAATTGGAAAGAAAATGTGGTTTCTAAAAAGAATCAAGAGATATTAAAGAGTGCATTAATCAAAGTCATTAATGACCCTGATGGCGCAGGGAGAATTGCAAAGGTTGATGGTGTAACGCTTGCTGGTAAAACTGGTACAGCAGAACTGAAAGAGTCGAAAGAAGCAGACGGAAAAGAACTGGGATGGTTCGCAGCTTTCGATGCAAATGCACCAGACATGATTGTTACAATGATGATTGAAGATGTAAAAGGAAGAGGAGGAAGTAACGTTCCAGGTGAAAAAGTAAAACATGTATTTCAGAAATAATACTTAATTATAAGGTGAATTTTTTCACTAAATTTATTACATGTTTGCTTAACTCAAAGATATAAATTGGGGAAAATATAGAACAATTAAATTTCAAAAAAGCATTCTTTCTAATCGAGAATGCTTTTTTGCTGTGATTCTAGAAAAGTTGGCATTGCTAATGGTAAATAGAAGGGGATAGCAAATTGAAATGGACAAGTGGAGTTTTACGTTAAATTCAAAAAAACAGATTTTTATGAGTGGATTTTTATCATTGTATGCTTTACTTGTTTTTTTA from Bacillus cereus G9842 includes the following:
- a CDS encoding DUF3902 family protein — encoded protein: MKSALNSIMISSIFAVGGILSLLFNLMGNQDWIWNWVGLLLAYLSLGILIGLYNKTVDHKTFPKILKRTLFISFNVTILGIIIGVTYQLLGKWNLTIMMYYWLIILLLHLITVITLVILVFENGNSKNYSLLYSFIILLNIVLTLGPVLFPVVLTIIGNAMNVSAGH
- a CDS encoding peptidoglycan-N-acetylglucosamine deacetylase; the encoded protein is MKIKLKKKRIISVLLAITLVAIGYYMFQSITNPKLVNAEEGNSVQQVSSLPKNELKKPIPNRFDGKERKVAYLTFDDGPGKYTANLLDVLKKNDVKATFFLIGDNVKRFPDLVKREHVENHYVGMHSMTHDFKNLYTNQEYVKEMKEDQSLIRNVIGNSPKLTRPPYGSMPGLNESLRNEVVRNNLKVWDWTIDSLDWKYNKLPVDVAAAKIVQNVLAGATSSKEIVLMHDIHPQSVAAVPAIIKGLREKGYEFEAYGENNHFPINFWHDSRI
- a CDS encoding DUF6843 domain-containing protein; the protein is MRKVIMYCGIFSMILLSGCIRFGKDTTDTIYLIPEAYEGDLLVLYNVPGAELLPEEDGFRVVTFSADGTAVTSTPNMKYGEVNDTYYTVNKEGKRTKLDESYIRVGSNGSTTENIGEENEHTFSYAKLEVTPSACSQSFSSYGREVPENQEHPVEKKLRDLLVRVKEQYMKVKS
- a CDS encoding DUF5065 family protein, which gives rise to MKKLCSFALIGALTFSGFIVLDSTLPDKARAEVNTIKQASAVVDDWPWQTYFLLHHNADYIQELAPGRLKQGGTFDTTVYIGGKDVGVVKIYRLNGEGELQRYKTISAGEAGHHYYSRFTTPITTVYTPGTYVAVLKIDTSYYYGGSFQITK
- a CDS encoding penicillin-binding transpeptidase domain-containing protein; protein product: MKKLWMLLFVCFAVMLVGCNKNEPPKQAFEEYINLWNDRKFANMYDYLSDHAKKSISKKEFTEKYQKIYEGIGAKNLKVKMKGENTKNKELFLFEVKMDTDVGSVSFIHEAKLVKDKESWKIDWTPDFIFPGMKKDYKVRMQIEQGKRGEIYDRNGKGLATNGKATEVGIIPEKLGEAAAQTKGIVAQLLDMSIEEVEQKLTAKWIKPDSFVPIGVLKEGTRQNDYIELEGVSSRPVNIRTYPLGEAAAHLTGYIGKVNAEELKSLQKQGYQADDLVGKTGLEKVLENKLRGEKGGRVFIEDENGREIKNVAKKEAKEGENVTLTIDAAIQEKIFNEMKTEAGSSAAVNPKTGETIALVSSPAYNPNIIVRGASKAQREAWNNDSKLPMTNRFTQAFVPGSVFKTITGAIGLETNTINPKEEFKIQGLKWTKDSSWGNYYVTRVKDASPIDFDKAMKYSDNIYFAQQALKMGKDQYVKEFKKYGFHEKLPIEYEFPISIIAKDGIKNDIQLADTGYGQGQVLMTPLHLALTYAPIVNEGNIPSPHLLKEAKVAGNWKENVVSKKNQEILKSALIKVINDPDGAGRIAKVDGVTLAGKTGTAELKESKEADGKELGWFAAFDANAPDMIVTMMIEDVKGRGGSNVPGEKVKHVFQK